TACGTCTATTTCACAAGCATGGAGCGAAAGTTTGTATAGTTGATTTGCAGGACAGCCTTGGACAGAATGTGTGTGAATCGCTTGGCGGGGAGCCTAATATTTGTTATTTCCATTGTGATGTCAGCGTAGAAGATGATGTTCGACGTGCAATTGATTTCACGGTtgaaaaatttggaagtttggATGTTATGGTCAATAATGCAGGTTTGTCGGGTCCGCCATGTCCGGACATTCGGAATTCAGAATTATCAGATTTTGAGAAAGTGTTTGATGTAAATGTGAAGGGTACATTTCTAGGAATGAAGCACGCGGCACGAATTATGATTCCGCTTAACAAAGGTTCAATTGTTTCTCTGTGCAGTGTGGCAAGCACTATTGGTGGCCTAGGTCCTCATGCATATACTGGGTCTAAGCATGCTGTATTGGGACTAACCAGAAATGTGGCAGCTGAGCTTGGAAAATACGGAATTCGGGTGAATTGTGTTTCTCCGTACGCTGTTCCGACAAATTTGGCATTGTCTCATTTACCTGAGGACGAGCGAACTGAGGATGCCATAGCTGGTTTTAGAGCATTTGCTAGAAAGAATGCTAATTTGCAAGGTGTGGAATTGACAGCCGATGATGTTGCCAATTCCGTGCTGTTCTTGGCGAGTGAAGAATCAAGGTGCATTAGTGGCACTAATCTAATGATCGATGGGGGATTTACAACATCCAATCATTCACTCAGGGTGTTCAGATGACCAACTTCATGAATTATGTTAGCATTTCTTACAGAACTATTATTTTTCTCTTCACTAAAGCAATTTATCAGCTGCCTAATGACCGACTCTATAGATAATAAACTAATGCTAATGTTGTCCAAATCAAAACTCAAAGATAAGCGCTTTAAATCTGGTGAAGTTTTAATAACACCAAGACTAAAGTGTTTCAGTGTTAAAATATCTCATTAGACATAACCGGTTCTTTAACCATTTTATGTCatgattgaaatttaaattaagtGGAAAATTTCTTTCTCGCAACTGTCTTGTGGAAATGCTATGGAAAAAGGATGCCACTCTTCTGGTAGCGGCTATTTCTTTCACCGCTTTCAGTATCCTTTGCTCTCGCTTTGCTCAAGTGATTACATATCTTGCTCTCGCTTTGGGACCCGGTAATACTGCTTAACAGGATTCGATCCACGAAGACAATTTGATCCAATCACCAATTTTAATTATCTTATAATTGTTTAGCAATAAAACGggtatttttggatttttaatcaactatatttaataaatgaaaataacaattaaatgaataatgaaactaaattaataactaaaataacAATCAATTACTGATTATCTAATTAAGGGTCTAAAAGATTGGATTAAAAGATTAAGGGTCGATATTATATTATAAGAATATTAATTTCATGGATAATGAATTTCACACAATTTACTCGAAATTCAAGTTATTCGAAAACATCAATCCCACTCTCTCGAGTTTAAGAtcgaaaaaattacaaattaactaattaacgAACACTTAACTCACTCTCATGTTATTAAGcatacaattaattaattaattaaatacaat
This window of the Mercurialis annua linkage group LG5, ddMerAnnu1.2, whole genome shotgun sequence genome carries:
- the LOC126682574 gene encoding (+)-borneol dehydrogenase 2 yields the protein MATAISINSALPCQRLLGKVALVTGGSTGIGESIVRLFHKHGAKVCIVDLQDSLGQNVCESLGGEPNICYFHCDVSVEDDVRRAIDFTVEKFGSLDVMVNNAGLSGPPCPDIRNSELSDFEKVFDVNVKGTFLGMKHAARIMIPLNKGSIVSLCSVASTIGGLGPHAYTGSKHAVLGLTRNVAAELGKYGIRVNCVSPYAVPTNLALSHLPEDERTEDAIAGFRAFARKNANLQGVELTADDVANSVLFLASEESRCISGTNLMIDGGFTTSNHSLRVFR